A window from Megalops cyprinoides isolate fMegCyp1 chromosome 8, fMegCyp1.pri, whole genome shotgun sequence encodes these proteins:
- the stard5 gene encoding stAR-related lipid transfer protein 5 isoform X2: protein MDYQHSANTVAETLLGYTKDETGWKACKKTSEVTVYWRPSTEFPGNLYKGEGVINGSQEKVWECLNPVANGFRVKWDNNVKKFELIERISDDVSICRTVTPSAAMGLISPRDFVDVVIVKQYEDGTIASNAIHVGHPGCPPQAGYVRGFNHPCGCFCVPIPWPVPSPQQL, encoded by the exons ATGGACTATCAGCATAGTGCAAACACAGTTGCTGAAACTCTTCTCGGCTACACAAAGGACGAGACTGGCTGGAAAGCTTGTAAGAAAACA AGTGAAGTAACTGTGTACTGGCGGCCATCAACTGAATTCCCTGGGAATCT GTACAAGGGGGAAGGTGTTATAAACGGAAGTCAGGAAAAGGTGTGGGAGTGTCTGAACCCGGTAGCGAACGGATTCCGAGTGAAATGGGACAACAATGTGAAGAAATTCGAGCTCATTGAAAGGATCAGTGAT GATGTATCGATCTGCAGGACGGTTACGCCCTCGGCAGCTATGGGTTTAATATCTCCTCGAGACTTTGTAGATGTTGTTATAGTTAAACAATACGAAGATGGCACCATTGCATCAAATG CTATCCACGTAGGTCACCCTGGCTGTCCTCCACAGGCTGGCTATGTTCGGGGGTTTAACCATCCctgtggctgtttctgtgtcCCCATTCCTTG GCCTGTCCCATCTCCCCAACAGCtataa
- the stard5 gene encoding stAR-related lipid transfer protein 5 isoform X1, with the protein MDYQHSANTVAETLLGYTKDETGWKACKKTSEVTVYWRPSTEFPGNLYKGEGVINGSQEKVWECLNPVANGFRVKWDNNVKKFELIERISDDVSICRTVTPSAAMGLISPRDFVDVVIVKQYEDGTIASNAIHVGHPGCPPQAGYVRGFNHPCGCFCVPIPWDPSKTQVLSFFQTDLGGFLPRSVVDSFFPSSMAEFYSNLAKTVRSLKDF; encoded by the exons ATGGACTATCAGCATAGTGCAAACACAGTTGCTGAAACTCTTCTCGGCTACACAAAGGACGAGACTGGCTGGAAAGCTTGTAAGAAAACA AGTGAAGTAACTGTGTACTGGCGGCCATCAACTGAATTCCCTGGGAATCT GTACAAGGGGGAAGGTGTTATAAACGGAAGTCAGGAAAAGGTGTGGGAGTGTCTGAACCCGGTAGCGAACGGATTCCGAGTGAAATGGGACAACAATGTGAAGAAATTCGAGCTCATTGAAAGGATCAGTGAT GATGTATCGATCTGCAGGACGGTTACGCCCTCGGCAGCTATGGGTTTAATATCTCCTCGAGACTTTGTAGATGTTGTTATAGTTAAACAATACGAAGATGGCACCATTGCATCAAATG CTATCCACGTAGGTCACCCTGGCTGTCCTCCACAGGCTGGCTATGTTCGGGGGTTTAACCATCCctgtggctgtttctgtgtcCCCATTCCTTG GGACCCATCCAAGACTCAGGTCCTGAGCTTCTTCCAGACCGACCTTGGGGGGTTCTTGCCTCGCTCTGTTGTTGACTCCTTCTTCCCATCCAGCATGGCAGAGTTCTACAGCAACCTTGCCAAAACCGTCAGATCACTCAAGGACTTCTGA